Within the Bradyrhizobium ottawaense genome, the region TAGAGCGCGGAGGAAGCGAAGAACATCGGAAAGATCACGAAGTTCATCACGCCGGCAAAATTCTCCAACTGCTTGATGCCGGATGAGATCAGCATGCCAAGCGCGCCCAGCATCAGGCCCGAGAGGACCAGCGCTGGCAGCACCGTGAGATAGCCCGTCGGCGGCGGGGCGATGTCCCAGAACCATGCGATCAGCAGGAAGGCGTAGACCTGGAGCAGCGAGACCGCGGTGCCGGCAAGCAGCTTGCAGAACAGGAGATACCCGCGTGGCAACGGGCTCACCAGCAGAGTGCGCATGTTGCCCATCTCGCGGTCGTAGACCATCGAGAGCGAGGATTGCATGCCGTTGAACAACTGGATCATCGCCATCAGTCCGGGCGCGATATAGACCTCGTAGAGGATGTAGGTCTCGTACGGCGGGATGATGGAAATGCCGAGCACCTGGCGGAAGCCGGCTGCAAAGATGAAAAGCCACACCAAAGGCCGCACCAGCGCCGACACGAAGCGTTCGCGCTGGTGCAGGAAGCGCAGCGC harbors:
- a CDS encoding ABC transporter permease, producing the protein MSSTTVRPAERGFSFAEYLICLNGIVWREALRFLHQRERFVSALVRPLVWLFIFAAGFRQVLGISIIPPYETYILYEVYIAPGLMAMIQLFNGMQSSLSMVYDREMGNMRTLLVSPLPRGYLLFCKLLAGTAVSLLQVYAFLLIAWFWDIAPPPTGYLTVLPALVLSGLMLGALGMLISSGIKQLENFAGVMNFVIFPMFFASSALYPLWRVQEGSPLLYYVCLFNPFTHAVELIRFALYGQINWISLAVVGGCSAAFMLGAIYAYDPSRGLIRRGPAGGET